The Thunnus albacares chromosome 13, fThuAlb1.1, whole genome shotgun sequence genome segment aattaaatcaaaataatcTGAAGTAAAACTAATccccctgcagcagcagcagatatgAGCTGAGATTGTTCTTACCATCCACAGCCAGGTTGCTGACAGGAATGCCCTGCAAGTGAGACATGTATCCAAAACCAGAGAAAATAACAAAGCCTGCCAGGATACTAGTGACAGAGTTGATGATGGATATAGTCAGTGTGTCCCTGTGAGGAGAGAAGACacctttaaatcacttttcttacTGCCCAGAGATCATTATTGCCACTGCTGAGGATAAGGATTTCAGGCTTTTTACTTCAGAACGTTGTTGTTGAAGGAGTTGTAGCTGGACATGGCCATGAGGGAGCCGAAACCAATCCCGATGGAGTTAAAAATCTGAGCTGCAGCATTCACCCACACCTGCAACACATCCAACAGATCACTGCCAGAACCAATTATCAGTATCCCTGCAATGCTAACACTAGTATACATCTTTTCTCGGCTCTACTGTGCTAGGCAGGTCAGACTGAACCAGTAGATATTTCCACTtcctcatctttcttctttcttaccTCCACTGAGAGCAGCTTGTCCCACTCCGGCACTATGAAGAAGGTTATCCCATCTATTGCTCCAGGAAGCTGAGCGTTATTGATCAGCAGAGCAATGAGGATAACATACGGGAACAGAGCTGTGAAGTACACCACctgcacacagaaacagacaacatattgCATTGTCTGCCCACctatctttctctttgtttctgtgtcagtctctttctctttttcctgctcACCTTGCCTGTTGATTTCACACCCTTAAAGATGCAAAGGTAAATGAGGATCCAGGCCAGCAGGAGAATGAGGAAAAGCTCCCACCGTATCACTCCTGCCTCCTCCACTCCAGCAGTCTGCTCCAGCATCTTATAGCTTCaaagaagccaaaaaaaattgaaatgaaagtCGTGAATTAGCATTCTCTAAGACAATTGTAATCTACATTTAATGTTGACAATATGCCCCCAAACTATAGCCtttgacagacagatggttcCAGATGTCTTCCCTGTTATACTAAATAGTCAGTAATCAGATGGACTCATGGCGGTGTCCCACTGGGTTCCATTTTGGGCTTTTTATTAACATAACTCTACACTAACAACGGTGGCTTGGCTAACACCTTCCATGTAACTTACATTGCTTTAAGTAAGCCATACGTACTTTCCACACAGTTATGCACTAACTGCAGTTAAACAAGTTAATGAGTAAACCTATCTGAAAACGTGAGGTTTCACTCCACTGTCACTATccacaatgaaaaatgtcagttcTTTACAAAAATCTTCAGAGTGGCATCATTGCACATTGAAAAGCTAATCCCAGTACTTCCTCAGTCTATCCACATCAAAACCAAGGATCAGCATCTGAAGAGATGACATCTGGAGCACACATTTATAGTAAGACCTTTTAATGAGGTGCAGCAACTAACGTTTGGACATAAAGCATGTCCTCATGAGAAATCAACACCTGTTTGACCTTTGAGGATTCTGAAACTGCTGCACACAGAAGAAAGCGATATGTGTTTATAGATACAAGCATTTTAGATTAGACTGATGattaagtgaaattaaaacTGAGTAAACACTTTTTATACGTCTGTAAgatattttatctgtttgtcaATCACTTATCACTTTGACTGATATCCCTCACGCGACTCATATGATAAAATGAGTTTCAATTTAATTAagctgtaaattaaaataatcagtttcagcTGTGATATAATTTCCAGACGTTGAGTTGTGTAAGCAGCAGAGCCTCTTGTCAAAATGCAGGGATTTTGTAATTCTGCTGTAATCTAATCATTATCTAGTCTGGTTTTGTAACGCTGAGACCCAGCGCTGGTTTCTCCCACAGAGTGATATGTACTTGAAGAACTCCTGGCTGGCTGTGGAGGTGTAGCTGCTGTTGGTGGCGTGATTAGTACAGTTAGGTGTGTTCCAGGTGTTGTTACAACTCTGCCAGGGTAGCGGTGCCTGGAAGGAGCTAAAGAGATAATAGAGGGCCCAGGTGATGACGACATTGTAATAGGTGCACATGATGAAGGAGATGGCAACAGATGCAATGCCCACTCCtaagggacaaaaaaaaataatgtcactttttttgCTTTCAGAAAAATGTCCATTTATCAGCTTGGACACTTTTTGGTGACTTGAAAATTTCAGTCAGGCTACATAGTACCTTTTAACAGTGGACAGACATTAGCCAGAGCACGGACAGGCCCTCTCCTCATGTACTGTCCCACAGTCAGCTCCATGTAGAGCAGAGGGATCCCCAACACCACCAGCATAAGCAAGTATGGCACCAGGAAGGCACCTGGCAGAAAATGATGGTGAGTCAACTGTCACACACATTTTGCTGGCAAAGGAAGTTGCAACTATGCAAGTTTTATGTTGTTCTCTAATGTTTAACTTCTGTGAAAGGCACCAAGTCCTCGCATCTGTTATCTATATCTTGCGTCTCGGGTAATCTGTTGTAATTGTCAGGTGAGGTATCCCTCCAtaaaattgtatgttttttttactgtgcatGCAGGATTTCTGAGTACAGTATAGACTTACATGTAATACACACATTTCTAGGAGAATAATTTGAAAATTTGTCAACACAATGAGTATCACTACAGAGCAGAGTGCCTGAAGTCATGCCGactaacaacaaacaaactttgAACCCAGTCTAGAGACCTGAGTGTACTGTATCATATAGTCAGTACCGAGGGCAGTCTGGtttcattatattatttaagGATGAAATGTCAGCTTGGTTTCTCACCTCCTCCACTCCTGTAGCAGAGATAAGGGAACCTCCAAACGTTGCCCAAGCCCACAGCGCAGCCGATGCCAGCCAGAGTAAACTCTATCTGCCTGCTCCATGTTGGTCTGCTGGGTTGCTCATCCATGTCTGCTCCTCCTGTCTTCTCTGTGGCTCGTCTGGGCCCAAACTCCATGGAAAAGCTGGCTGTGACTTAAGTGACTCTGGGTGATATAACCTTCTTTTATTATCCTTAATGATTAGCTTAGCAGCATTGTCCATGTTGTCCAGCATGTGGCAGCAGTGGCTCCGTGGTTCTCAAAGAGGGAAAAGTTTGTGTCAAAGTGTGATAAAAATCATcagatttgttgttttgaataacatacagtatacaattCCTTAGAGGTTAATCAGAAATTTGaagattttatttgtaaaatctGATTGTTTAACATGATTCTTTGTAACCATTTGGCACACCAATGTTAACATGTCTGCTTTTAAACAATGTACAGTACTTCACAATACACAATTAAAACTAAATCTAACTCTCCAAGTTGGATGTGAAAAGTCTTCCCTTTTTACATTATTGTAACCTTTTTCTAAATGCATTGACAGCACAtcaacttcaacttcaacttcaatGTCAGTTTATTTCAAATGCGCATCACCAGAAGTCTCTGCACACTTTATTTGTCTGcctcattttaatttattgaaatTCTGGCAACATTGTTGACAAGGTCAACAATTATTATCTGTAGGATTAAGAAGCTcaagcaaaggaaaaaagaCAGGGGTTAAacttaaatcattttttatcataAATCACTATTTTGAATACTCTCATATACTTCTAACATTTCAGCTTCAGTAACAACAAGATCTTTACATCAACAGCAAATTCAAAGTCTTGCAGTAAAGgcagaagcagagagagacactATGTTTCTTCTCAAGTCTTTTATGACTAGTTTGTTACACATGTGCAGTGTGTCACACATGAAATGAGTGTCTGTAAAATTACACAATTTGTTCTTTGCAACACGTGCTGAAAATGCATTTGTGCAATCCTGCTGACAGATTCTACGTGGGGTCAGCACAGTCAAACAACCATCTTTCTAAAGGTTTGTTTGGTCAGTTTGCTTTATGCACTTTGCACTTGTGTTTGACTCAGTTGGATATTTATTAATTTCCTTTATTATCCCATATCAGTCATGGCAGATCAATAGGTCTATACAGTGTTATTATTATCTTGACATGTTAGAGAAAACATTTACAATGTTTAGCAAATGGAGAAATTAACATTATTATGTGAATGCCCTCAAAATGAATATCtcacaatatgaaaacaattCACAACATTAATGTTTGCAGACAGTTTTCAATCAGGAAATGAGTGATTGGATATTAGACATTATGTTCTGCTGACAACAGTGTCAACATAAATATATAGACACTGAGATATTTGTGATGAGGTAGGCAAGGAGATTTACTGGGTCTACAACCAAGAAAGGAAAAGGCTGCAGCAGAGTGTACTAAATCAGTGAACATCACAGGTGCCAGAGCCAACCCTGCTGGAAAGAGGAACAGAGAGCAGCAAGAAAGTATGTAGAAAGTAAACAAGTAAGCAGTAAGAGTatggagaggcagaggatgAAAAGTTAAAGCATCAGACTGTGAAGTCTTGAACAACTGTGCAGGGTGGAAATCTGAAGAAGAGTCAGTATTTGTATCATTTTCTGATAGTAgcaaaagtagcaataccactatgaaaaaatactcaataaaagtcctgcattcaaaatcttactcaaaggacaggttcacaatttttcaagtctgtcttaaaacaacagtcaggtgtctatatgaacagtgaaagaggttttcctcactgttttcattcctcctgttcatactgactatcaaaagatccccttcaaacgtgttttcaatgtaagtgatggaggccaaaatccacagtgtgttcacacagtcattttgtgcaaaaatgcatttaaaagttgatgtgaagcttatatgaggcttcagcggtctgagttagtcatatcaagtggatatctgccacatttacagtctttttatcatcaaattccctctttgtgtttcctcagacagtgtttccctgttgagctgtggtggaagtatagtaacaaaaagagggactttggcactaaaaagacgaacgttgaaagatatctagtTGATTTGATTAAtctggatgactgaagcttcatattgtGGATTTTAGCCCCCAtaacttacattgtaagtacattatgaaggcatcttctaatggtcagtatgaacaggaggaataattacagcaagaaaaacatattttaatgttcatttaggtacctgactgttgttttaagacagacttgaaaaaacgCTAACCTGTCCTCCAAGTAAAAGTATACAGGTATGGGcatcaaaatatacttaaagtatcaaaagtaaaagtactcatcaTGAAAAATGACTCTATTTAGTGTTATATTTATCCTACATGTGctttatataatatttgaatattaaaatagaTTTAGTAATGTgtacatgtaagcagcatttttatgCTGTCAAGGTAGAGCTAATTTTAACACCTTATAATGTTGAATAGTCTAATTTATGTATAACAATAGGTACATAAcaagtgttttatgtgtaaaatattgatctgaaaagtaattaataactatagctgtgaaataaatgtagtggtgtaaaaagaacaatatttgcCTTTGAGTGTGAAATGCAGCTGTTTTAGTTTAGTGTTTCATTTGTTATATGATCATCATAATGACACTTTAGTGATTTGTGTTTGTAGGCCACCTGCTGGATAGAGTGAGCACAGAAGAGTCCTGCTCGACTGGGGTTGAATCCCAGTTCATGCACCACTCCAGTAACTGTAAAACCTTCATGCAATATTCCAGCAAAATGGTAAACTTGTTAATGAAGAGAAGATGTTGAATTAAGAAGTTTGGATACTGTCTATGGCTTACTTTTGTAATCTTGTGGGGAGGTATCCTCCATGGCCCCAAAAGGTGCACAGGCAGCCCTGTACAGTGAAGCAGGTTTTGAAGTTATTTCCATTGCATCAGCACAGGAATGTttatgaatgcagctttaaggtaTTGTGACAACCTCGCCAGAGGCTGTAGTGCAGGATATCCACATGCTGGTTATCTTGGGTCAATATGGGTTGTGTTTCAGGGCTACAGTCCCAGTCAGTTCCTGCCCTGGAGCATGTCTTGTCCTTTTATTGTGCTACAGCAGCACTCATACATCCATCTGTCAGACACATGGAAAACATGACAACATTGTGAGGGCACTGATATGAAATAGATGGAAAAACTaaactgaatgaagaaaatAGGTTATCAATGTGTGAAAATACAATATCATGATTTCTGTAGATCTGCCACCCCACCCCAGACTTTCTCATCTTGCTTACCATGCATGTAGAGGCCTGGTAAGGTGTAATTAGTCGCATTCTCAAATGGCTTAAGAGTTCTCTCATGCAGGTCCTCTACAGTATTTGATTATAGTGCTGATGAAGGGCCACCTCTGCAAGATGTGCCACGCCTTTTCTGTATGAATACAGGCCAGCAAATCTTAGTTTGGTGAAGAATGTCAAAGATTGTGATTGTGCAGgtatactgtaaatgcacaaATTTGACAAGGCACATATTGCTTTGAATATCATGCTTTTACTGAGTCCTAGGATTTAAAGTTTATACTGTTCAATTGTACACGAATCATGTGGGTGGGcatgtaaagttttttttttttttttgcctgaatGGTGCATGAaggtttcatatttcatttcatttgcacGCATTATAGGCTTCCACAGTTGTACAATAGCACAgcggttctcaaactttttcacatcaaggacccctaacctgacacaaattagaccataGACCctcatttgataagattttgtcccagggtctCCCATCtaataagatttttgcttttagatattttattacagaaagtgtatgaaacccaacCAAAATAGTTATACAGTCCGTCACTGTGTTACTtaaagatgatgaaaataaattattacccTTTTGCTGGGGACCCTCTGGAACCCCCTTAAGGACCCCTGGGGTtccccggaccccactttgagaagcACTACAATAGCACACGCCTTCCCGCTGCATGAGGCGTGTCCTTGCAGCCCCTGACACTTTTGGCAGAGGTATTATGACTGCAATCTGTGACCACGTTAATACTACCAAGGGAGATAAATGGTATGCGATCATGTCACTAAACACCGGGTTTGGTGGTAACACTGTCACGCGCACACATTCAGGGAAATCAAGCTGGTCTGTCGCTGGTTGTCGCGTGAGAGGACATTTAAACAACCACGCCTATATTACTATTATATCACATCCGCTGCTGTGGAGGAGGGTCCGCAGAGGCTATgggcagagaggggagggggatcTGATCAGCGAAACCAAGTAACTGCAAAACCAGAACGGAAGTAGGCTGATGCGAGCTtctaaaataaatgtacaaaatcatttcaaccattagcaggacttttattttcacagtcaTGAGCGGAAGTGCTGCTCTCCATTTTGAAATGAAGACATCGATAGGGGCGTGGAACAGTCACACCGATGTAGTGCAGGCGATCAGTGACAGTCAGTAGTGAAGAAAAACGGGGGGAAAATCATTGTTTACAAGCAAAAATAGTTTTGTGGGCGTCGAGTAGTGTTGGATAGTCGATTCTTCTGTCGATAAAATGGGAAACTGCCACACTGTCGGACCAAACGAGGCCTTGGTGGTCTCAGGTAAGTTAACCGTTAACGTATGCGGACAATATGTACGATACGGCCGCTGCCAGAGTCCATGAAGTACCCACAGAGACAGACCCGAGAGAAAATGAAGCACTCTGCTAACCTTTATTCCAAGTATAACTAATTCTTTATATGTGAAACAGCACATACGTATTTACGTTAGCTATCATTTCTTTTTACAACAAACCATGTAGGCTTGTGTTTATGTACTTTAATGTTAGCCGTTAACAggtcgcccccccccccaaactcGATACATTTaactaaaaaatatacaatatgtcGATTTTTACTGAGATGAATCACAATATCCAACACGACGTTAATGCGGTTatcccccccccaaaaaaaaaccaacaaaaaaaacccagttaTGCTCTCACAATAAATAtgactgttttctctgtttaacgTCAATATCCTCAAATATGTTTTATCGTTGCTGTAATGCGTGTTCAAGTATTatccttattttttttgtggttttggttccacatatgtttttatttagctAAGTGTATTGTTTGTTCATGAAGCTGCTTTCACAGGTGCACTTCATTATTGTAAAACAGCCATTATAGAGCTAAATGTAAGAATTGAGATGTAGGGAAGGtaagatatatatatgtttataatgggtatatattttatatttatattatgtattttatgtctcCTTTCCTTGAACAGTGGTGGTGGGACATGGCGGCTGTCTGCTGCAGAAGGAAtacagttaaattaaattagagTCAGGCGCAACGCTGATACACTCTTCCTGGTTGCAGTGAGGTTTGCGGTGCATTACATAGtcagtgtgtgtctctctcagcCGGTGCTTCTTATACCCTTGAAACAGAAGACCCAAGGCGTTTCATCTTCACGAAGGGACTCACCTATAAAAACTCAGAGGCTAGGGCCCACTTTTGTGTCAGAGAGATGGCCGTTAAATTTTCATGTATTCAAAATTCTCTGATCTTGCAGCCTTCAGATAGTCAAATGTCTGATCACAACACTCAATCTGTGAATTGTGTCAATAATGTCTGTGGTAAATCAAAACTGTCTGTCATGTTGCTGCGTTGTCACGTAATCTCAGATGGACCTCTGGTGACCTCCAGGCCCCACTTTTTTAGGAATCAAAGACCGTTACCTTTGTTTTAAAAGCTTGCCTAAATTTATAAATGTGTGCAGTGCATGCAGAGAAGATTTCCAGCACTATTTTGTAACCGAATCTGATTGGGCGGTTTCCCGTCTAACCAGCTCTTgatgaacaaaaaaagagaaacagcttTGGGATTTTCCATTGTGAACAAACTTTGAGGTGTGTGTCAGTCACCACATAGAGGAACGTAGATGGTGCAGAGGTGAGTGGGCGGGAACTACACATCTCGATTCCAAGATTGATTAATTCCACCATGTTTGAAGAAAGTACTCTCTGTACagcatttttaatgaggttgGATGCCAAAGTGGAATGACCCTTTTTCTGGCCTattgtgaaatattgcaacGATATCTGCATGTTGTGAGAAAAGGCTTGCGTTACTGTTCAAGAACCAAATCCTTCATCAGGAAAACTTAAGTTGATGACAGGATTTTTTTAGCTTGTGTAAATTCTCATTCATTCCCATGGAGCACCTCCCCCCCCTCCGCTTTGGAGTGAACGCAGTCAGGAATCTCAGTTATGCCTGGGGAAGACTAGAGCGACTGGGGCTAAAATGGTGTGCGGTTCCAAGCATTTCTATAGGTCTTCAGCCTGTTACCACTTAAGTTTGCAATGGCATTTGGCAGGAGTCAGCTGGATTTTAATAGTAAAAGTCTGTCCCGCCCACATTctttcattaaaacaacactTCCAATCCACAGGATTTAGATCATCGTCATAACAGAAAATGTCGGAAAAAACCTTTCATGGTGTACATTCTGCTGGTGGAAATTAATAGAAAGTGACAATTGGTTGATTTaggaaaaagtaaatatttaaatgttgatttttttttcagatattgCATAGTTTGGGGCAAGAGTGAGGTAAATCTGGAAACTCAAAAGTCAGCATGACAGATTAGCTCAAAAGGTCATCATCATAAACTTGAGTTGAGAGTATTTTCCAAGTACTACACATCCTTTGTCGTCTTTGCACAATACAATGCTACTGCTTCCTCTGGGATTTTGTTCAGTCACATCAGGGAAGTGCATTATTTGTTTAATGTGAGGAATGAGGAACATAACAGGCTACTGTGTCAGGATGTGAGATATCTACATTAGACttgaaatatcacaatataacccttaaaaaaagagtgttttcaATAATAAGCGTGTGGATGGAAAAGTTAAAAATCATctaaatgagtgtgtgtgtgtgtgtgtgtgagacgtTGGTTAATATGTCCTGCTGCAATGCTTGGTTACTTAGAGAGTGTCCATAAAGATAGTCCAGCTCCTCCCCGTCCTCTGTCTGCCGGTTAACGTGTGACAGCTGGGAATGTCACACTAAACACTCCTGATTAAACTATCAAACAGAAGGCAGTGAGTGGGACTGGTATCTGTTGCGTAACCTAACTTTCATCATATCTCACATTGGTTTTAAAACTATTGTTACTACAATTGCTACAGCGCTGTGTTGAAAAGTTAACAGCATATGTAGTTTAGAAATCAGATGTTTCTGTTCAATGTCCCTACAAGAATAGAGAGTAAAGAGTGCGTATCGTGTAGAAAGAAGAGTTTGTTTCAGG includes the following:
- the si:ch211-283g2.1 gene encoding sodium- and chloride-dependent GABA transporter ine, producing MEFGPRRATEKTGGADMDEQPSRPTWSRQIEFTLAGIGCAVGLGNVWRFPYLCYRSGGGAFLVPYLLMLVVLGIPLLYMELTVGQYMRRGPVRALANVCPLLKGVGIASVAISFIMCTYYNVVITWALYYLFSSFQAPLPWQSCNNTWNTPNCTNHATNSSYTSTASQEFFNYKMLEQTAGVEEAGVIRWELFLILLLAWILIYLCIFKGVKSTGKVVYFTALFPYVILIALLINNAQLPGAIDGITFFIVPEWDKLLSVEVWVNAAAQIFNSIGIGFGSLMAMSSYNSFNNNVLKDTLTISIINSVTSILAGFVIFSGFGYMSHLQGIPVSNLAVDGPGLVYVVYPQAFANMPVSQLWAVMFFFMLLCLGLDSEFAMVEVMVTSLMDEFDQKLIKFFKRKELFVLAVCCAASILGIPCVMQVGIYVFQLMDHYTAIVSIMFLAFFEVIAICWSYGVNRLSDNLEEMTGKRANIFFRLCWLIVAPVLITVILIFSIIQFKPARYGDYVFPPWAQGVGWVIAMASIIWIPLGAIHTLWVLPGSFMQKLKLSIAPYALNETSKMPYYERGGNRGDGYPVIAVISSTVSLSDKPPVQTNL